A window of the Oncorhynchus keta strain PuntledgeMale-10-30-2019 chromosome 21, Oket_V2, whole genome shotgun sequence genome harbors these coding sequences:
- the LOC127910526 gene encoding loricrin-like — MEAMVAAMVEAPAGMVAATRAMAEELAMATRVAAVEEDTTMTDGGNYGGSNYGANGGGSSTAGGGAGDYNDFGNYSSQPNERRWQLWQWRGQEQRPIWWWLGGYGGGSSGVYGGGSSGVYGGGSSGVYGGGSSGVYGGGSSGVYGGGSSGVYGGGSSGVYGGGSSGVYGGGSSGVYGGGSSGVYGGGSSGVYGGGSSGVYGGGSSGVYGGGSSGVYGGGSSGVYGGGSSGVYGGGSIGVYGGAPVVCMEGLQWCVWRGSSGVYGGGSSGVYGGGSSGVYGGGSSGVYGGGSSGVYGGGSSGVYGGGSSGVYGGGSSGVYGGGSSGVYGGGSSGVYGGGSSGVYGGGSSGVYGGGSSGVYGGGSSGVYGGGSSGVYGGGSSGVYGGGSSGVYGGGSSGVYGGGSSGVYGGGSSGVYGGGSSGVYGGGSSGVYGGGSSGVYGGGSSGVYGGGSSGVYGGGSSGVYGGGSSGVYGGALVVCMEGAPVVCMEGLQCGVYGGGSSGVYGGGSSGVYGGGSSGVYGGGSSGVYGGGSSGVYGGGSSGVYGGGSSGVYGGGSSGVYGGGSSGVYGGAPVVCMEGLQWCVWRGL; from the exons ATGGAGGCAATG GTGGCAGCTATGGTGGAGGCCCCGGCGGGTATGGTGGCGGCAACCAGGGCTATGGCGGAGGAGTTGGCAATGGCAACCAGGGTGGCAGCTGTGGAGGAGGATACAACAATGACAGATGGTGGTAACTACGGAGGTA GTAACTATGGAGCTAACGGTGGCGGCAGCAGCACAGCtggtggtggtgctggagatTACAATGACTTTGGCAATTACAGCAGCCAGCCCAATGAAAGGAGGTGGCAGCTATGGCAGTGGAGGGGGCAGGAGCAGCGGCCCATATGGTGGTGGCT TGGTGGTTATGGAGGGGGCTCCAGTGGTGTGTATGGAGGGGGCTCCAGTGGTGTGTATGGAGGGGGCTCCAGTGGTGTGTATGGAGGGGGCTCCAGTGGTGTGTATGGAGGGGGCTCCAGTGGTGTGTATGGAGGGGGCTCCAGTGGTGTGTATGGAGGGGGCTCCAGTGGTGTGTATGGAGGGGGCTCCAGTGGTGTGTATGGAGGGGGCTCCAGTGGTGTGTATGGAGGGGGCTCCAGTGGTGTGTATGGAGGGGGCTCTAGTGGTGTGTATGGAGGGGGCTCTAGTGGTGTGTATGGAGGGGGCTCCAGTGGCGTGTATGGAGGGGGCTCCAGTGGTGTGTATGGAGGGGGCTCCAGTGGTGTGTATGGAGGGGGCTCCAGTGGCGTGTATGGAGGGGGCTCCATTGGTGTGTATGGAGGGGCTCCAGTGGTGTGTATGGAGGGGCTCCAGTGGTGTGTATGGAGGGGCTCCAGTGGTGTGTATGGAGGGGGCTCTAGTGGTGTGTATGGAGGGGGCTCCAGTGGCGTGTATGGAGGGGGCTCCAGTGGTGTGTATGGAGGGGGCTCTAGTGGTGTGTATGGAGGGGGCTCCAGTGGTGTGTATGGAGGGGGCTCCAGTGGTGTGTATGGAGGGGGCTCCAGTGGCGTGTATGGAGGGGGCTCCAGTGGCGTGTATGGAGGGGGCTCCAGTGGTGTGTATGGAGGGGGCTCCAGTGGTGTGTATGGAGGGGGCTCCAGTGGCGTGTATGGAGGGGGCTCCAGTGGCGTGTATGGAGGGGGCTCCAGTGGTGTGTATGGAGGGGGCTCCAGTGGTGTGTATGGAGGGGGCTCCAGTGGTGTGTATGGAGGGGGCTCCAGTGGTGTGTATGGAGGGGGCTCCAGTGGCGTGTATGGAGGGGGCTCTAGTGGCGTGTATGGAGGGGGCTCTAGTGGTGTGTATGGAGGGGGCTCTAGTGGTGTGTATGGAGGGGGCTCTAGTGGTGTGTATGGAGGGGGCTCCAGTGGTGTGTATGGAGGGGGCTCCAGTGGTGTGTATGGAGGGGGCTCCAGTGGTGTGTATGGAGGGGGCTCTAGTGGTGTGTATGGAGGGGGCTCTAGTGGTGTGTATGGAGGGGCTCTAGTGGTGTGTATGGAGGGGGCTCCAGTGGTGTGTATGGAGGGGCTCCAGTG TGGTGTGTATGGAGGGGGCTCCAGTGGTGTGTATGGAGGGGGCTCTAGTGGTGTGTATGGAGGGGGCTCCAGTGGCGTGTATGGAGGGGGCTCCAGTGGTGTGTATGGAGGGGGCTCTAGTGGTGTGTATGGAGGGGGCTCCAGTGGCGTGTATGGAGGGGGCTCCAGTGGTGTGTATGGAGGGGGCTCTAGTGGTGTGTATGGAGGGGGCTCCAGTGGCGTGTATGGAGGGGCTCCAGTGGTGTGTATGGAGGGGCTCCAGTGGTGTGTATGGAGGGGGCTCTAG